A portion of the Euzebya sp. genome contains these proteins:
- a CDS encoding Glu/Leu/Phe/Val dehydrogenase — translation MADLFEGATGIIDEALAHADVSADTVERLKHPRSALSVSIPVRMDDGSLRTFQGYRVRYNDVRGPAKGGIRYHQDVTLDEVQTLAFWMTIKCAVVDLPYGGGKGGVTVDPKALSMSELERLSRGFIDGIADAIGPDVDVPAPDVYTNAMIMGWMMDQYSIIKRHRVPDVITGKPIALGGSLGRDTATADGGFFVTETLAPKVLDTGGRRTAAVQGFGNAGMVMAELLHAAGYTVVAVSDSQGGVHTEEGLHIPSVAKVKRESRALKGVYCEGSVCEAVDHDVISNDELLALDVDLLVPAALENAITIDTVDDVKARMIVELANGPITPEADAALFERGVVVVPDVLANAGGVTVSYFEWVQNRQGFAWTAEEVRTRLESRMTTEARRLWDFATERDISLRVAAYAQALSRIGEAVDATGHAETFQSAG, via the coding sequence ATGGCGGACCTGTTCGAGGGGGCCACCGGGATCATCGACGAGGCGCTGGCGCACGCCGACGTCTCCGCCGACACCGTCGAGCGCCTGAAGCACCCGCGCAGCGCCCTGTCGGTGTCGATCCCCGTGCGGATGGACGACGGGTCCCTTCGGACCTTCCAGGGCTACCGGGTCCGCTACAACGACGTCCGCGGACCAGCGAAGGGCGGCATCCGCTACCACCAGGACGTCACCCTCGACGAGGTCCAGACCCTCGCCTTCTGGATGACGATCAAGTGCGCGGTCGTCGACCTCCCCTACGGGGGCGGGAAGGGCGGCGTGACGGTCGACCCGAAGGCCCTCTCGATGTCCGAGCTCGAGCGCCTCAGCCGCGGGTTCATCGACGGCATCGCCGACGCGATCGGCCCCGACGTCGATGTCCCGGCGCCGGACGTCTACACCAACGCGATGATCATGGGCTGGATGATGGACCAGTACTCCATCATCAAGCGGCACCGGGTCCCCGACGTCATCACCGGCAAGCCCATCGCGCTGGGCGGGTCGCTCGGGAGGGACACCGCGACGGCGGACGGCGGGTTCTTCGTCACCGAGACGCTCGCCCCGAAGGTGCTCGACACCGGCGGACGGCGCACCGCCGCGGTGCAGGGCTTCGGCAACGCCGGGATGGTGATGGCCGAGCTCCTCCACGCCGCCGGCTACACCGTCGTCGCGGTCAGCGACTCCCAGGGCGGCGTGCACACCGAGGAGGGGCTCCACATCCCGTCGGTGGCCAAGGTCAAGCGGGAGTCGCGGGCCCTCAAGGGCGTCTACTGCGAGGGCAGCGTCTGCGAGGCCGTCGACCACGACGTGATCAGCAACGACGAGCTCCTCGCGCTCGACGTCGACCTGCTGGTGCCGGCCGCGCTCGAGAACGCCATCACGATCGACACCGTCGACGACGTGAAGGCGAGGATGATCGTGGAGCTGGCGAACGGCCCGATCACCCCCGAGGCGGACGCCGCGCTGTTCGAGCGCGGGGTCGTCGTCGTCCCGGACGTGCTCGCCAACGCGGGCGGCGTCACCGTGTCCTACTTCGAGTGGGTCCAGAACCGCCAGGGCTTCGCATGGACCGCAGAGGAGGTCCGCACCCGCCTCGAGTCCCGCATGACCACCGAGGCCCGTCGCCTGTGGGACTTCGCCACCGAGCGCGACATCTCCCTCCGCGTCGCGGCCTACGCCCAGGCGCTGAGCCGCATCGGCGAGGCCGTCGACGCCACCGGCCACGCCGAGACCTTCCAGTCGGCCGGCTGA
- a CDS encoding antibiotic biosynthesis monooxygenase — translation MVLEVALIDVTAGSEQAFRDAYAEAVEVIGAADGVGAIRMTQGIETPTRFVLLVEWDSVEAHEAFRAGDGFGRWRALIGPHFAGPPHVEHFADV, via the coding sequence ATGGTCCTCGAAGTTGCCCTCATCGACGTCACCGCCGGGTCCGAGCAGGCGTTCCGCGACGCCTACGCCGAGGCCGTCGAGGTGATCGGCGCGGCGGACGGCGTCGGCGCGATCCGCATGACCCAGGGCATCGAGACCCCGACCCGCTTCGTCCTGCTGGTCGAGTGGGACTCCGTCGAGGCGCACGAGGCGTTCCGCGCCGGCGACGGCTTCGGGCGCTGGCGCGCCCTCATCGGCCCGCACTTCGCCGGCCCGCCCCACGTCGAGCACTTCGCCGACGTCTAG
- a CDS encoding cell wall-binding repeat-containing protein, producing the protein MSCSLAPHHPLKALRAGADSSEVTSSSARHRIVGLALCTAVLLATLPSLPATAQAGGLAVTRHAGATRTATAVEVSRHPHPDGADAVVLARADAYGDALAAAPLAAVLDAPVLLTAPTTLEQGVAEEIARLDAETVTVLGGIAEGVADDLAADGLDVVRIAGADEWATYAAIARAVAEQTGADRALRVEGAHADPARGWPDALAASAWAAREQIPVLMTTAGALPDPTRDLIDELDLAAVTVVGGPAAVTDAVVADVDPRVGTVDRVAGDGRYDTAVAVASRGLDAAGPAPEVWVASGRGWPDALVAGPAAARAGGVLVLSDPASLEHAPATRAFLDAHRPTTPTAHLVGGTAVLSEDVAHTVTTGEIRQATPQPDHGEIPGADQRPTAVPADNDAPPISAAVPWSDPATWGGRVPQAGEVVAIPADTAVLLDVDPPALRGIDVRGTLVAADIDMTVEVQWILVTGHLALGTRERPLTRRVTVVLDPQPGAGIEHAGEGPIAVRGGTLDIHGVTPARTWTRLAATAPAGTTQLQLAEAPGWRVGDRIVVASTSTDVDQAEERTVTGVDGARVTLDQPLTHTHWGQTDVLAGTEVAQHAEVGNLTRNVVVTSTPEARAAQRGGHVMVFRGSRAQISGAEFTGLGQAGELARYPVHFHMMGNASGSYVRGASVHHTFNRCVTFHGSDYVHMQDTVGYESLGHCYFFEDGVETGNTLYCNLGLSTRRPDEGMALLESDQTPATFWITNPTNHLARNAAAGSEGHGFWYDLPEAPTGLSAGRELDIRRLPFGTFDDNVAHTLSGEGWKEGVGIFVEQYRPPGPAVMHRNHVWKSRGFGAWIEGTELRGSVLAENSIGFLGTPGRLVDATVVGDTTNAAGDAPWRKTGVGFYHERSDIVRPTFVNYAARQHSWQRPRLAMEYIADEHNVVSEVTGATFVNAARLQVVDQPGEDGTPDLRAAAIRDVDGSISGAPALLASNHPLMHDASCAWREDLRARTCPTGYDRVWLRLADQGGDPGAVTLRRDDGVSAPLDGPRWADEASGDVLLDRTYAVSSAAAHSGRLEVILYGQVEGYVDLQIPWPFPTAHVYDGWGRWHEVPAGPLAEGGWSLSGSTLTVRHRLDDLAEQGTWQRLELCAQAFCGNAGPG; encoded by the coding sequence ATGTCCTGCAGCCTAGCGCCGCACCATCCGCTCAAGGCCCTGCGGGCCGGTGCCGACAGCTCCGAGGTGACGTCCTCCTCCGCGCGCCACCGCATCGTCGGGCTGGCGCTCTGCACCGCGGTCCTCCTCGCGACCCTCCCCTCCCTCCCCGCGACCGCCCAGGCCGGGGGCCTGGCCGTGACCCGCCACGCGGGTGCGACGCGCACGGCCACGGCGGTGGAGGTGTCCCGCCACCCCCACCCGGACGGCGCCGACGCCGTGGTGCTGGCGCGCGCCGACGCCTACGGCGACGCCCTGGCGGCTGCCCCCCTGGCGGCGGTGCTGGACGCGCCCGTGCTGCTGACCGCCCCGACGACCCTCGAGCAGGGCGTGGCCGAGGAGATCGCCCGCCTCGACGCGGAGACGGTCACGGTGCTCGGCGGGATCGCCGAGGGCGTGGCCGACGACCTCGCCGCGGACGGTCTGGACGTCGTCCGCATCGCCGGCGCCGACGAGTGGGCCACATACGCGGCCATCGCCCGCGCGGTCGCCGAGCAGACCGGCGCCGACCGCGCCCTGCGGGTGGAGGGCGCCCACGCCGACCCGGCCCGCGGCTGGCCCGACGCGCTGGCCGCCTCGGCCTGGGCGGCGCGAGAGCAGATCCCGGTCCTCATGACGACCGCCGGCGCCCTGCCGGACCCCACGCGCGACCTGATCGACGAGCTCGACCTCGCCGCGGTGACCGTCGTCGGCGGCCCCGCGGCCGTCACCGACGCCGTCGTCGCGGACGTCGACCCGCGCGTCGGGACCGTCGACCGCGTCGCCGGGGACGGCCGCTACGACACCGCCGTCGCCGTCGCCTCCCGGGGCCTCGACGCCGCGGGGCCTGCCCCTGAGGTGTGGGTCGCGTCCGGCCGCGGCTGGCCTGACGCGCTGGTCGCCGGTCCCGCGGCCGCCCGCGCCGGCGGCGTGTTGGTCCTGAGCGACCCCGCCTCCCTCGAGCACGCGCCCGCCACCCGCGCCTTCCTGGACGCCCACCGGCCCACCACCCCGACCGCCCACCTGGTCGGCGGCACCGCGGTCCTGTCCGAGGACGTCGCCCACACCGTCACCACCGGTGAGATCCGCCAGGCGACGCCGCAGCCGGACCACGGGGAGATCCCCGGCGCGGACCAGCGACCCACGGCGGTGCCCGCCGACAACGACGCGCCCCCGATCAGCGCCGCCGTCCCCTGGTCCGATCCCGCCACCTGGGGCGGCCGGGTGCCGCAGGCCGGCGAGGTCGTCGCCATCCCCGCCGACACCGCCGTGCTGCTCGACGTCGACCCGCCGGCGCTGCGCGGCATCGACGTGCGGGGGACGCTCGTCGCCGCCGACATCGACATGACCGTCGAGGTCCAGTGGATCCTGGTCACCGGCCACCTGGCCCTCGGCACACGTGAGCGGCCCCTCACCCGGCGGGTCACCGTCGTCCTCGATCCCCAGCCGGGTGCCGGGATCGAGCACGCCGGCGAGGGCCCGATCGCCGTCCGCGGCGGCACCCTCGACATCCACGGCGTGACCCCGGCCCGCACCTGGACCCGCCTCGCGGCGACCGCCCCGGCCGGCACCACCCAGCTGCAGCTCGCCGAGGCCCCCGGCTGGCGGGTCGGCGACCGCATCGTCGTGGCCTCGACCAGCACCGACGTGGACCAGGCCGAGGAGCGGACGGTCACCGGCGTCGACGGCGCTCGCGTGACCCTCGACCAGCCCCTCACCCACACCCACTGGGGCCAGACCGACGTGCTGGCGGGGACCGAGGTCGCCCAGCACGCCGAGGTCGGCAACCTGACCCGCAACGTCGTCGTGACCTCCACCCCCGAGGCGCGCGCGGCGCAGCGCGGCGGGCACGTCATGGTCTTCCGCGGGTCCCGCGCCCAGATCAGCGGCGCGGAGTTCACCGGCCTCGGCCAGGCCGGCGAGCTGGCCCGGTACCCCGTCCACTTCCACATGATGGGCAACGCGAGCGGCTCGTACGTCCGTGGCGCCTCGGTGCACCACACCTTCAACCGGTGCGTCACCTTCCACGGCAGCGACTACGTCCACATGCAGGACACGGTCGGGTACGAGTCCCTCGGGCACTGCTACTTCTTCGAGGACGGCGTCGAGACCGGCAACACGCTGTACTGCAACCTCGGCCTGTCGACCCGCCGGCCCGACGAAGGCATGGCGCTGCTCGAGTCCGACCAGACGCCCGCGACGTTCTGGATCACCAACCCGACCAACCACCTCGCCCGCAACGCCGCCGCGGGGTCGGAGGGGCACGGGTTCTGGTACGACCTGCCCGAGGCGCCGACGGGCCTGTCGGCCGGCCGCGAGCTCGACATCCGACGTCTGCCCTTCGGCACCTTCGACGACAACGTCGCCCACACCCTGTCGGGGGAGGGGTGGAAGGAGGGCGTCGGCATCTTCGTCGAGCAGTACCGCCCGCCCGGCCCCGCGGTCATGCACCGCAACCACGTCTGGAAGTCCCGCGGGTTCGGCGCCTGGATCGAGGGGACCGAGCTGCGCGGGTCGGTGCTCGCCGAGAACTCGATCGGGTTCCTCGGCACCCCCGGCCGGCTGGTCGACGCGACCGTCGTCGGCGACACCACGAACGCGGCGGGCGATGCTCCGTGGCGCAAGACCGGCGTGGGCTTCTACCACGAGCGGAGCGACATCGTCCGGCCCACGTTCGTGAACTACGCGGCCCGCCAGCACAGCTGGCAGCGGCCGCGCCTGGCGATGGAGTACATCGCCGACGAGCACAACGTCGTGTCGGAGGTCACGGGCGCCACCTTCGTCAACGCCGCCAGGTTGCAGGTCGTCGACCAGCCGGGCGAGGACGGGACGCCCGACCTGCGGGCCGCTGCCATCCGCGACGTCGACGGCTCGATCTCCGGCGCCCCGGCGCTGCTCGCCTCGAACCACCCGCTGATGCACGACGCGTCCTGCGCCTGGCGTGAGGACCTGCGGGCCCGCACCTGCCCGACCGGCTACGACCGGGTGTGGCTGCGGCTCGCCGACCAGGGCGGTGATCCCGGCGCGGTCACGCTGCGCCGCGACGACGGGGTCAGCGCACCCCTCGACGGGCCCCGCTGGGCCGACGAGGCATCGGGCGACGTGCTCTTGGACCGCACCTACGCGGTGTCGAGCGCCGCGGCCCACAGCGGACGCCTCGAGGTGATCCTCTACGGGCAGGTCGAGGGGTACGTCGACCTCCAGATCCCCTGGCCGTTCCCGACCGCCCACGTCTACGACGGGTGGGGCCGCTGGCACGAGGTGCCGGCCGGGCCGCTCGCCGAGGGCGGGTGGTCGCTCTCGGGGTCGACGCTGACCGTCCGCCACCGCCTCGACGACCTGGCCGAGCAGGGCACCTGGCAACGCCTCGAGCTGTGCGCGCAGGCGTTCTGCGGCAACGCCGGACCTGGGTAG
- a CDS encoding NAD kinase produces MAPTPDYPFPARASMDPDPDRRDEGAAAAPARSVPSRVAFVASSSPTAQSSLRELTDRYGNHSPDEAEVIVTLGGDGFMLESMHRYMALGTPLFGMNRGTVGFLMNRFSPDGLTDRLADAEEQVLRPLRMIANCDGGVRLEAVAFNEVSMLRQERQAAKLRLIINGRERMDQLVCDGIIVSTAAGSTAYNLSAHGPIIPIGSPLLAMTPISAFRPRRWRGALLPSSATVRVEVAERWKRPVSAVADHVEARDVVDVEIAEDPTQSVRMLFDADHNLEERILTEQFSFG; encoded by the coding sequence GTGGCTCCCACCCCTGACTACCCGTTCCCCGCACGGGCGTCGATGGATCCCGACCCCGACCGCCGGGACGAGGGGGCCGCTGCCGCGCCGGCCCGGTCCGTGCCCTCGCGCGTGGCCTTCGTCGCGTCGAGCAGCCCGACGGCCCAGAGCTCGCTGCGGGAGCTGACCGACCGCTACGGCAACCACTCCCCGGACGAGGCGGAGGTCATCGTCACCCTCGGCGGTGACGGCTTCATGCTCGAGTCGATGCACCGGTACATGGCCCTCGGCACCCCGCTGTTCGGGATGAACCGCGGGACGGTGGGGTTCCTGATGAACCGGTTCAGCCCGGACGGCCTGACGGACCGGCTCGCCGACGCCGAGGAGCAGGTCCTGCGGCCGCTGCGCATGATCGCGAACTGCGACGGCGGGGTCCGCCTCGAGGCGGTCGCGTTCAACGAGGTGTCGATGCTCCGACAGGAGCGCCAGGCCGCGAAGCTGCGCCTGATCATCAACGGGCGCGAGCGGATGGACCAGCTGGTGTGCGACGGGATCATCGTCTCGACCGCGGCGGGTTCCACGGCCTACAACCTGTCGGCGCACGGACCGATCATCCCGATCGGGTCGCCGCTCCTCGCGATGACCCCGATCAGCGCGTTCCGGCCACGGCGCTGGCGTGGCGCGCTGCTCCCGTCGAGCGCGACGGTCCGGGTCGAGGTCGCCGAGCGGTGGAAGCGCCCGGTCAGCGCCGTGGCCGACCACGTCGAGGCACGAGACGTCGTCGACGTCGAGATCGCCGAGGACCCGACCCAATCGGTCCGCATGCTCTTCGACGCCGACCACAACCTCGAGGAGCGCATCCTCACCGAGCAGTTCAGCTTCGGCTGA